In Myxococcus stipitatus, the following are encoded in one genomic region:
- a CDS encoding aspartate-semialdehyde dehydrogenase, with translation MKDDLQIAVVGATGVVGREVLAGLYARDVPAEQVRAFGSERSKGLEVEYGEDSLEVERAAPDAFRGVGLVLLATPGEVSRTLAPAAQAAGAWVVDVSSAFRGDGNVPLVLPGFNTEALGGVTKGRVVCLPGAVTTAAVHVVEPLRRAFGVARAQVTAMMGVSSAGVRGVAELEKQTADLMSGREPEPHAFPHRVGFNLVPQVGGFMAGSPWTEEEAGWTLEAARLFAGRGEAPVIAGTAVQVPSFYGHGLVINVQLKKAGPVEQVRAALKTSPALKVLDAPGERVYPMPMLVTSDPSVHVGRVRAFPQAPEWVTLFAAVDNATRGAALNLVEAGLKLAERERAG, from the coding sequence ATGAAAGACGATTTGCAGATTGCCGTGGTGGGCGCCACCGGCGTGGTGGGCCGTGAGGTGCTGGCCGGGTTGTACGCGCGCGACGTGCCCGCCGAACAGGTGCGGGCCTTCGGCTCGGAGCGCTCGAAGGGGCTGGAGGTCGAGTACGGCGAGGACTCGCTGGAGGTGGAGCGCGCCGCGCCGGATGCCTTCCGGGGCGTGGGGCTGGTGCTGCTGGCCACGCCGGGCGAGGTGTCTCGCACGCTGGCTCCCGCGGCGCAGGCGGCGGGCGCGTGGGTGGTGGACGTCAGCTCCGCGTTCCGGGGCGACGGTAACGTCCCCCTGGTGCTGCCGGGCTTCAACACCGAGGCGCTCGGCGGCGTCACGAAGGGGCGGGTGGTGTGCCTGCCGGGCGCCGTCACGACGGCGGCGGTGCACGTGGTGGAGCCGCTGCGCCGGGCCTTCGGCGTGGCGCGTGCGCAGGTGACGGCGATGATGGGCGTGTCCAGCGCGGGCGTGCGCGGCGTGGCGGAGCTGGAGAAGCAGACGGCGGACCTGATGTCCGGGCGCGAGCCGGAGCCGCACGCCTTCCCGCACCGGGTGGGCTTCAACCTGGTGCCCCAGGTGGGCGGCTTCATGGCGGGCTCGCCGTGGACGGAGGAGGAGGCGGGCTGGACGCTGGAGGCGGCGCGGCTGTTCGCGGGCCGGGGCGAAGCTCCCGTCATCGCGGGCACGGCGGTGCAGGTGCCCAGCTTCTACGGGCACGGCCTGGTCATCAACGTGCAGCTCAAGAAGGCCGGCCCGGTGGAGCAGGTGAGGGCCGCGCTGAAGACGTCCCCCGCCCTCAAGGTGCTGGATGCGCCGGGGGAGCGCGTCTACCCCATGCCCATGCTGGTGACGTCGGACCCCTCGGTCCATGTGGGACGCGTGCGCGCCTTCCCGCAGGCCCCCGAGTGGGTGACGCTCTTCGCCGCCGTGGACAACGCCACCCGGGGCGCTGCCCTCAACCTCGTGGAGGCCGGGTTGAAGCTGGCCGAGCGGGAGCGCGCGGGCTGA
- the tsaB gene encoding tRNA (adenosine(37)-N6)-threonylcarbamoyltransferase complex dimerization subunit type 1 TsaB encodes MFLALDTSTLTMSLALVERGPDGVRAVEHLVVRPPVKQSEALPGVVGELLARHGTRLADLEGLVVGLGPGSFTGLRIGLATVKSLAYAASLKVAGASSLAALALEGPEDVPLYCLAVARKDDLYLGAYVRRGGAVEALEPETAMSPQDVAARMAAEPGAVALGPALVDYRAALVSHGVSAERLLTGHDFPSAVALARLARFPEVFSLQALFAMEPHYVRASEPERNPKFPPLPGPAPTARLKDD; translated from the coding sequence ATGTTTCTCGCGCTGGACACCTCTACGTTGACCATGTCGCTGGCCCTGGTGGAGCGCGGGCCGGACGGCGTGCGCGCCGTGGAGCACCTGGTGGTGCGCCCTCCCGTCAAGCAGAGCGAGGCGCTGCCAGGCGTCGTAGGGGAGCTGCTGGCCCGTCACGGCACGCGGCTGGCGGACCTGGAGGGCCTGGTGGTGGGCCTGGGGCCGGGCTCCTTCACGGGCCTGAGAATCGGGCTCGCGACGGTGAAGTCGCTGGCGTACGCGGCGAGCCTCAAGGTGGCGGGGGCCTCGTCGCTGGCGGCCCTCGCGCTGGAGGGCCCGGAGGACGTGCCGCTCTACTGTCTGGCGGTGGCGCGCAAGGATGACCTGTACCTGGGCGCCTACGTCCGGCGGGGCGGGGCGGTGGAGGCGCTGGAGCCGGAGACGGCCATGTCGCCCCAGGACGTGGCGGCGCGCATGGCCGCGGAGCCGGGCGCGGTGGCGTTGGGGCCGGCGCTGGTGGACTACCGCGCGGCGCTGGTGTCGCACGGTGTGTCGGCGGAGCGGCTCCTGACGGGGCATGACTTCCCCTCGGCGGTGGCGCTGGCCCGGCTGGCGCGCTTCCCAGAGGTGTTCTCGCTCCAGGCGCTCTTCGCCATGGAGCCGCACTACGTGCGCGCCTCCGAGCCGGAGCGCAATCCGAAGTTCCCTCCGCTGCCGGGGCCCGCGCCCACGGCGCGCTTGAAGGACGACTGA
- a CDS encoding septal ring lytic transglycosylase RlpA family protein, translating into MRPSTLVLLLALGFSTACASRAAKPDRSEDEGPEPGSPRVTKRSQMPRSYLGEGLASFYGPGLHGRPTASGERFNQNALTAAHRKAAFGSCLRVVNMENGRSVEVRVNDRGPFVEGRIVDVSQAAATKLGMLDKGVVRVRLYRCADNVSEIPRAMWAAPV; encoded by the coding sequence ATGCGCCCGAGCACCCTTGTCCTCCTGCTGGCGCTGGGGTTTTCCACGGCGTGTGCCTCGCGCGCGGCGAAGCCGGACCGGTCCGAGGACGAGGGGCCGGAGCCGGGCTCGCCCCGGGTGACGAAGCGCTCGCAGATGCCCCGCTCCTATCTGGGCGAGGGGCTGGCCTCGTTCTATGGCCCGGGGCTGCATGGCCGCCCCACCGCGAGCGGGGAGCGCTTCAACCAGAACGCGCTCACCGCGGCGCACCGCAAGGCGGCGTTCGGTTCGTGCCTGCGGGTGGTGAACATGGAGAACGGGCGCTCGGTGGAGGTGCGCGTCAATGACCGGGGCCCCTTCGTCGAGGGGCGCATCGTCGATGTCTCCCAGGCCGCGGCCACCAAGCTGGGCATGTTGGACAAAGGCGTGGTGCGGGTGCGTTTGTATCGCTGCGCCGACAACGTGTCGGAGATTCCCCGCGCAATGTGGGCCGCTCCGGTGTAG
- a CDS encoding site-2 protease family protein, which translates to MRTFEDMRDTFVGRFERPIPVVVERDGKPVTLTVSPIKSTETSPIDTVERGLIGVLPLAKPPMVGVPPGSPAEAAGLRTFDRVLSVNGAHVPDEARLYQELGRHPEGEPLKVVVRRMEGVQAGAVTGQAAKVVEVTVPRQPGVGLAALGAEPADLYVATVVPGSAADKAGLKQGDRVVSLNGEALPSFRMLDVKLSGAEAKPFSLTWRGAGGEQTQTLSQAPLTAEDSMGQETTKLSLGARGWALLDADVAKADEVTVHLGPGAALKQAAVVVPKIVGQMVKVLAGLVTRDVPLSTVGGPIMMYQLAAKSAEQGLDSFLNLMAIISINLGVMNLLPIPVLDGFALLSAAWEGIRRRPIPVRVREAANMVGLALLILLMLLVFTNDITR; encoded by the coding sequence GTGCGCACGTTCGAGGACATGCGGGACACCTTCGTCGGCCGCTTCGAGCGTCCGATTCCCGTCGTCGTCGAGCGCGACGGCAAGCCGGTGACGCTCACCGTCTCGCCCATCAAGAGCACGGAGACGTCGCCCATCGACACGGTGGAGCGCGGGCTCATCGGGGTCCTTCCGCTGGCCAAGCCGCCCATGGTGGGGGTGCCCCCGGGTTCCCCGGCCGAGGCCGCGGGGCTTCGCACCTTCGACCGCGTGTTGAGCGTCAACGGTGCGCATGTTCCGGACGAGGCCCGCCTGTATCAGGAGCTGGGCCGGCACCCGGAGGGTGAGCCGCTCAAGGTCGTCGTGCGGCGCATGGAAGGGGTCCAGGCCGGCGCGGTGACGGGGCAGGCGGCGAAGGTGGTGGAGGTGACGGTGCCCCGTCAGCCGGGTGTGGGCCTGGCGGCGTTGGGCGCGGAGCCCGCGGACCTGTACGTGGCGACGGTGGTGCCGGGAAGCGCGGCGGACAAGGCCGGGCTGAAGCAGGGAGACCGCGTGGTGTCCCTCAACGGCGAGGCGCTGCCGTCCTTCCGGATGCTGGACGTGAAGCTGAGCGGGGCGGAGGCGAAGCCCTTCTCCCTGACGTGGCGGGGCGCGGGGGGCGAGCAGACCCAGACGCTGTCCCAGGCGCCGCTGACGGCCGAGGATTCCATGGGCCAGGAGACCACGAAGCTGTCCTTGGGGGCGCGCGGGTGGGCGCTCCTGGACGCGGACGTGGCGAAGGCGGACGAGGTGACGGTGCACCTGGGGCCCGGCGCCGCGTTGAAGCAGGCCGCCGTGGTCGTCCCGAAAATCGTGGGGCAGATGGTGAAGGTGCTCGCGGGGCTGGTGACGCGCGACGTGCCGCTGAGCACGGTGGGTGGCCCCATCATGATGTATCAGCTGGCGGCGAAGAGCGCCGAGCAGGGGTTGGACTCCTTCCTCAACCTGATGGCCATCATCTCCATCAACCTGGGCGTGATGAACCTGTTGCCCATCCCGGTGCTGGATGGCTTCGCGTTGCTGTCCGCCGCGTGGGAGGGCATCCGCCGCCGCCCCATCCCCGTGCGCGTGCGCGAGGCCGCCAACATGGTGGGCCTGGCGCTGCTCATCCTCCTCATGCTGCTGGTCTTCACCAACGACATCACCCGTTAG
- the uppS gene encoding polyprenyl diphosphate synthase: protein MERPQVVSALETQVKARPVPRHVGIIMDGNGRWAESRGLERLEGHREGSASVREVTRTARRLGIQALTLYAFSSQNWARPAEEVAGLMDLLRDYLERERPEILDNGIRLNAVGDVGRLPRFVRDPLDRLIADSANNTGMVLSLALSYGGREEILHAASRMAEAISRGELSAGRVEESDFESFLWTNGLPPLDLVVRTSGEQRISNFLLWQMAYAELCFSDALWPDFRTDEFLRCVSQYQQRERRFGLTSAQVQREDTPQRAKA, encoded by the coding sequence ATGGAACGCCCCCAAGTGGTTTCCGCCCTCGAAACGCAGGTCAAGGCCCGGCCCGTGCCGCGCCACGTGGGCATCATCATGGATGGCAACGGTCGGTGGGCGGAGTCTCGGGGTCTGGAGCGACTGGAGGGGCACCGCGAGGGCAGCGCCAGTGTACGCGAAGTCACCCGCACCGCGCGCCGCCTGGGCATCCAGGCACTGACCCTCTACGCCTTTTCCTCACAGAACTGGGCCCGCCCCGCGGAGGAGGTCGCGGGGCTGATGGACCTGCTGCGCGACTACCTGGAGCGCGAGCGGCCTGAAATCCTCGACAACGGCATCCGGCTCAACGCGGTGGGAGACGTGGGGCGGCTGCCTCGGTTCGTGAGGGATCCGCTGGATCGGCTCATCGCCGACTCGGCGAACAATACCGGCATGGTGCTGTCGCTGGCGCTGTCCTATGGAGGGCGGGAGGAGATTCTCCACGCCGCCAGCCGGATGGCGGAAGCCATCTCCCGGGGCGAGCTGTCCGCGGGCCGGGTGGAAGAGTCCGACTTCGAGTCCTTTCTCTGGACGAATGGGCTGCCCCCGCTGGACCTGGTGGTTCGCACCAGCGGCGAGCAGCGTATCTCCAACTTCCTCCTCTGGCAGATGGCGTACGCGGAGCTGTGCTTCAGCGACGCCCTCTGGCCGGACTTCCGCACCGATGAGTTTCTCCGCTGCGTGTCCCAGTACCAGCAGCGAGAGCGGCGCTTCGGTCTGACTTCCGCGCAGGTCCAGCGGGAGGACACCCCCCAGCGGGCCAAGGCGTGA